A genomic region of Pseudoxanthomonas suwonensis contains the following coding sequences:
- a CDS encoding chemotaxis protein CheA: MSGVTPEIAADFVVEAQEILDRLGEQLVALEYAPDDRGQLNAVFRGFHTLKGGAGFLGVLAMVELCHAAEDTLGRVRAGEAAIEPQHFDAAQRSLDWLQAMLDALAAGTEVPHAPPELIAQFSLDPAPVAATAAAKAAAPVSDLIDDDEFEALLDQLHGAASPGTVATRPAAAPAAAGSGLIDDDEFEALLDQLHGAAAPGAVLLPAVAEAGVAVAAPPAPPRPAAPPPRAAPAGEAEQTVRVDTRRLDAIVNLIGELVLARNRLKTLRTRLKDEELDRAVATLDVATARLQSAVMRTRMQPVGKVFSRFPKVARDVARSLRKEVELEMVGAETELDRNLVEALADPLVHLVRNGIDHGVESPELREAAGKARVGRLRLSAQQEGDYVGIEVQDDGAGIDPERLRAKAREKGLLDPEAAARLGPEECLNLIFLPGFSTKAEVTDISGRGVGMDVVQSRIRELGGQIQIQSELGRGTRFLIRVPLTLAILPTLLVQAGEAVYALPLARVQEVLHAAPASLGWFDGRPVLDRHTHTLPLLDLRRWLGIEAHEATLLTVVVLQMGDSRFGLIVDQVRGREEVVIKPLPRALRGLPGYAGATLIGDGRLALILDVDGLRASG; this comes from the coding sequence ATGAGCGGGGTCACGCCGGAGATCGCCGCCGACTTCGTGGTCGAGGCGCAGGAGATCCTGGACCGCCTCGGCGAGCAGCTGGTCGCGCTGGAGTACGCGCCGGACGACCGCGGCCAGCTCAACGCGGTGTTCCGCGGCTTCCACACGCTCAAGGGCGGCGCCGGCTTCCTCGGCGTGCTGGCAATGGTCGAACTGTGCCATGCGGCCGAGGACACCCTCGGCCGCGTGCGCGCCGGCGAGGCCGCGATCGAGCCGCAGCACTTCGACGCCGCGCAGCGTTCGCTGGACTGGCTGCAGGCCATGCTCGACGCGCTGGCCGCCGGCACCGAGGTGCCGCATGCGCCGCCGGAACTGATCGCGCAGTTCAGCCTGGACCCGGCGCCGGTCGCCGCGACCGCGGCGGCCAAGGCCGCCGCGCCTGTGTCCGACCTGATCGACGATGATGAATTCGAGGCCCTGCTCGACCAACTGCACGGCGCCGCCTCGCCGGGTACCGTCGCGACGCGGCCGGCCGCCGCGCCGGCCGCGGCCGGATCCGGCCTGATCGACGACGACGAATTCGAAGCCCTGCTCGACCAGCTGCATGGCGCGGCCGCCCCCGGCGCCGTGCTGTTGCCGGCCGTGGCCGAGGCTGGCGTCGCGGTCGCCGCGCCGCCTGCGCCGCCGCGTCCAGCCGCGCCGCCACCGCGCGCCGCCCCGGCCGGCGAAGCCGAGCAGACCGTGCGCGTGGACACCCGCCGCCTGGACGCCATCGTCAACCTGATCGGCGAGCTGGTGCTGGCGCGCAACCGCCTGAAGACCCTGCGCACGCGGCTGAAGGACGAAGAGCTGGACCGCGCCGTCGCCACCCTGGACGTGGCCACCGCGCGCCTGCAGTCGGCGGTGATGCGCACGCGCATGCAGCCGGTCGGCAAGGTGTTCTCGCGCTTCCCCAAGGTCGCCCGCGACGTGGCCCGCTCGCTGCGCAAGGAAGTCGAACTGGAGATGGTCGGCGCCGAGACCGAGCTGGACCGCAACCTGGTCGAGGCGCTGGCCGATCCGCTGGTGCACCTGGTCCGCAACGGCATCGACCACGGCGTCGAATCGCCGGAGCTGCGCGAGGCGGCCGGCAAGGCGCGGGTCGGCCGGCTGCGCCTGTCGGCCCAGCAGGAAGGCGACTACGTCGGCATCGAGGTGCAGGACGACGGCGCCGGGATCGACCCCGAACGCCTGCGCGCCAAGGCACGCGAGAAGGGCCTGCTCGACCCGGAGGCCGCCGCGCGCCTGGGCCCGGAGGAATGCCTCAACCTGATCTTCCTGCCCGGCTTCTCGACCAAGGCCGAGGTCACCGACATCTCCGGCCGCGGCGTGGGCATGGACGTGGTCCAGTCGCGGATCCGCGAGCTCGGCGGGCAGATCCAGATCCAGTCCGAACTCGGCCGCGGCACCCGCTTCCTGATCCGGGTGCCGCTGACCCTGGCGATCCTGCCGACCCTGCTGGTCCAGGCCGGCGAAGCGGTGTACGCGCTGCCGCTGGCGCGGGTGCAGGAAGTGCTGCACGCCGCACCGGCCTCGCTGGGCTGGTTCGACGGCCGCCCGGTGCTGGACCGGCACACCCACACCCTGCCCCTGCTCGACCTGCGCCGCTGGCTCGGCATCGAGGCGCACGAGGCCACGCTGCTGACCGTGGTCGTGCTGCAGATGGGCGACTCGCGCTTCGGCCTGATCGTCGACCAGGTCCGCGGCCGCGAGGAAGTGGTGATCAAGCCGCTGCCGCGCGCGCTGCGCGGCCTGCCCGGCTACGCCGGCGCCACCCTGATCGGCGACGGCCGCCTGGCGCTGATCCTGGACGTGGACGGGCTGCGCGCCTCGGGCTGA
- a CDS encoding protein phosphatase CheZ, whose amino-acid sequence MSAVAAVSPERAALIQRLHEALDALERGDESAMRAVIDALASARTRPLVQGLGRLARELSQALGDLPRLPGEDAQAAELDDACARLDHVVAMTEQATHRTLDLADQCRDLLEDVRVEGVSARQDEVLDRVRHNLTEIGLTQSYQDLTGQIIRRVADIVRRVHEGFGALGLPPKDEPAETKLAGPAVAGLDRHAVSQDDADALLADLGL is encoded by the coding sequence ATGAGCGCCGTCGCCGCCGTGTCCCCCGAACGCGCCGCGCTGATCCAGCGCCTGCACGAGGCCCTCGACGCGCTGGAGCGCGGCGACGAGAGCGCCATGCGCGCGGTGATCGACGCCCTCGCCTCCGCCCGCACCCGCCCGCTGGTGCAGGGCCTGGGCCGGCTGGCCCGCGAGCTGAGCCAGGCCCTGGGCGACCTGCCGCGGCTGCCCGGCGAGGACGCCCAGGCCGCCGAGCTGGACGACGCCTGCGCCCGCCTCGACCACGTGGTGGCGATGACCGAGCAGGCCACCCACCGCACCCTGGACCTGGCCGACCAGTGCCGCGACCTGCTCGAGGACGTGCGCGTGGAAGGCGTGTCCGCGCGCCAGGACGAAGTCCTGGACCGGGTCCGCCACAACCTCACCGAGATCGGCCTGACCCAGAGCTACCAGGACCTGACCGGGCAGATCATCCGGCGCGTGGCCGACATCGTCAGGCGCGTGCACGAAGGCTTCGGCGCGCTGGGCCTGCCGCCCAAGGACGAGCCGGCCGAAACCAAGCTGGCCGGGCCTGCGGTGGCCGGCCTGGACCGCCACGCCGTGTCCCAGGACGACGCCGACGCCCTGCTGGCGGACCTGGGGCTGTAA
- the cheY gene encoding chemotaxis response regulator CheY, which produces MNKNMRILIVDDFSTMRRIVKNLLNDLGYSNTAEADDGHTALAALRSAPFDFVVTDWNMPGMTGIELLRAIRADDKLKTLPVLMVTAEAKREQIIEAAQNGVNGYIIKPFTAQTLEEKLGKIFERLAATA; this is translated from the coding sequence GTGAACAAGAACATGCGCATCCTGATCGTTGACGACTTCTCGACGATGCGCCGCATCGTCAAGAACCTGCTCAACGATCTGGGCTACAGCAACACCGCCGAGGCCGACGACGGCCACACGGCGCTGGCCGCGCTGCGCTCGGCCCCGTTCGACTTCGTGGTCACCGACTGGAACATGCCCGGCATGACCGGGATCGAGCTGCTGCGCGCGATCCGCGCCGACGACAAGCTCAAGACCCTGCCGGTGCTGATGGTCACCGCCGAGGCCAAGCGCGAGCAGATCATCGAGGCCGCGCAGAACGGCGTGAACGGCTACATCATCAAGCCGTTCACCGCGCAGACCCTGGAAGAGAAGCTCGGCAAGATCTTCGAGCGCCTGGCGGCCACCGCATGA
- a CDS encoding RNA polymerase sigma factor FliA, with amino-acid sequence MNALAEYRAVQRTGADDAVTRHADLVRRIAHHLAARLPASVEIDDLIQAGMIGLIEASRSYDPEQGASFETYASIRIRGSMIDEIRRGDWVPRSVHRRARDAAAAVRQIEQATGRAASPQEVAAHLDMPLPEYLRLLEDASRGQVLSLDSHVEDHGEVPVHSGAMSPQQALERSDFGRELAAAIGLLPEREQLVLSLYYEQELNLKEIGAVLGVSESRVCQIHGQAVLRLRGRLSQYESRDAGLEEP; translated from the coding sequence ATGAACGCCCTGGCCGAATACCGCGCCGTCCAGCGCACCGGTGCCGACGACGCCGTCACCCGCCACGCCGACCTGGTCCGGCGCATCGCCCACCACCTGGCCGCGCGCCTGCCGGCGAGCGTGGAGATCGATGACCTGATCCAGGCCGGGATGATCGGCCTGATCGAGGCCTCGCGCAGCTACGACCCCGAACAGGGCGCCTCGTTCGAGACCTACGCCTCGATCCGCATCCGCGGCTCGATGATCGACGAGATCCGCCGCGGCGACTGGGTGCCGCGCTCGGTGCACCGCCGCGCCCGCGACGCCGCCGCCGCGGTGCGCCAGATCGAGCAGGCCACCGGCCGCGCCGCCAGCCCGCAGGAAGTCGCCGCGCACCTGGACATGCCGCTGCCCGAGTACCTGCGCCTGCTCGAGGACGCCTCGCGCGGCCAGGTGCTGAGCCTGGACTCGCACGTGGAGGACCACGGCGAGGTGCCGGTGCACAGCGGCGCCATGAGCCCGCAGCAGGCGCTGGAGCGCAGCGACTTCGGCCGCGAGCTGGCCGCCGCCATCGGCCTGCTGCCCGAGCGCGAGCAGCTGGTGCTGTCGCTGTACTACGAGCAGGAGCTGAACCTGAAGGAGATCGGCGCCGTGCTCGGGGTCAGCGAGTCGCGGGTCTGCCAGATCCACGGCCAGGCCGTGCTGCGCCTGCGCGGCCGCCTGTCCCAGTACGAATCGCGCGACGCCGGCCTGGAAGAACCCTAG
- a CDS encoding P-loop NTPase yields MPPREYPALNLTAANHSLAPVRSIAVTGGKGGVGKTNLSVNLAASLAGLGKRTLLLDADLGLANVDVLLGLSPQYTLADLVSGRCELDEVILEGPAGMLVVPAASGRRHMAELQPAQHVGLVNVFNDLQRELDILIVDTAAGITDSVLTFCQAAQDAIVVVCDEPASITDAYALIKVLSRERGVDRVQVVANMVRSPAEGRGLYDKLSRVCERFLGDVSLNFLGAVPHCDWLRMAVQRQQAVATAYPASPSARAIAEIARRAARWEAPAAPRGNIEFFVDRMIRQGAVA; encoded by the coding sequence ATGCCGCCGCGTGAGTACCCCGCCTTGAACCTGACCGCCGCCAACCACAGCCTGGCCCCCGTCCGCAGCATCGCCGTCACCGGCGGCAAGGGCGGCGTGGGCAAGACCAACCTGTCGGTCAACCTGGCCGCCTCGCTGGCCGGGCTGGGCAAGCGCACCCTGCTGCTGGACGCGGACCTGGGCCTGGCCAACGTCGACGTGCTGCTGGGCCTGTCGCCGCAGTACACCCTGGCCGACCTGGTGTCGGGCCGCTGCGAGCTGGACGAGGTGATCCTGGAGGGCCCGGCCGGCATGCTGGTAGTGCCCGCCGCCTCCGGCCGCCGGCACATGGCCGAGTTGCAGCCGGCCCAGCACGTGGGCCTGGTCAACGTGTTCAACGACCTGCAGCGCGAACTGGACATCCTGATCGTCGACACCGCCGCCGGCATCACCGACAGCGTGCTGACCTTCTGCCAGGCCGCGCAGGACGCCATCGTGGTGGTCTGCGACGAGCCGGCCTCGATCACCGACGCCTACGCCCTGATCAAGGTGCTCTCGCGCGAGCGCGGGGTCGACCGGGTGCAGGTGGTGGCCAACATGGTGCGCAGCCCGGCCGAGGGCCGCGGCCTGTACGACAAGCTCTCGCGGGTGTGCGAGCGCTTCCTCGGCGACGTCTCGCTCAACTTCCTCGGCGCGGTCCCGCACTGCGACTGGCTGCGCATGGCGGTGCAGCGCCAGCAGGCCGTCGCCACCGCCTACCCGGCCAGCCCCTCGGCCCGCGCCATCGCCGAGATCGCCCGCCGCGCCGCGCGCTGGGAAGCACCGGCCGCACCGCGCGGCAACATCGAGTTCTTCGTCGACCGGATGATCCGGCAAGGCGCGGTGGCATGA
- the flhF gene encoding flagellar biosynthesis protein FlhF has product MKIKRFVAADMRTALRMVRAEHGPDAVILSNRRTDEGVEIVAASNYDENAVQKALVEAQRAAEAEAQAAAAARPAPRPNPFLDNLPPLPQPAAPAPARPSAHDFSAAMAAALSTPTAQAVVAQPPAAVPATSDIPAAAVAAPPAAVPAAAPASAAPTLAPVPAPPPPANDEQLVAMREELAQMRQMIEREMHRLTDERLRGSPVRLQAMELMEDYGFDAGITRDIVLQLPADTAAHRGRGLMLGLISRQLPVCPADPLEQGGVIALVGPTGAGKTTTIAKLAARYAAEHGARNVALVTTDTARIGGREQLYSYGRQLGIAVHEADTDAALIQLLQRLQDYKLVLVDTAGLGQRDRALASQLNWLRAAREVRTLLVLPANSHYADLDEVVRRFGAAKPQGVVLTKLDETGRLGSALSVVVDHQLPLTWVTDGQRVPDDLHRANAASIVLRLEDLRRAADKPNIPEHDHAAA; this is encoded by the coding sequence ATGAAGATCAAACGATTCGTCGCCGCCGACATGCGCACCGCGCTGCGGATGGTCCGCGCCGAGCACGGCCCGGACGCGGTGATCCTCTCCAACCGCCGCACCGACGAGGGCGTGGAGATCGTCGCCGCCAGCAACTACGACGAGAACGCGGTGCAGAAGGCGCTGGTCGAAGCCCAGCGCGCCGCCGAGGCCGAAGCCCAGGCCGCCGCCGCGGCCCGGCCGGCACCGCGCCCGAATCCGTTCCTGGACAACCTGCCGCCGTTGCCGCAACCGGCCGCACCGGCGCCGGCACGCCCGAGCGCCCACGATTTCTCCGCGGCGATGGCCGCCGCCCTGTCCACGCCGACCGCGCAGGCGGTCGTCGCCCAGCCACCGGCGGCCGTGCCGGCAACAAGCGACATCCCCGCCGCCGCGGTCGCGGCGCCGCCGGCCGCCGTACCGGCCGCTGCCCCGGCATCCGCCGCGCCGACGCTCGCGCCGGTGCCCGCGCCTCCGCCGCCGGCCAACGACGAGCAGCTGGTCGCCATGCGCGAGGAACTGGCGCAGATGCGGCAGATGATCGAGCGCGAGATGCACCGCCTGACCGACGAGCGCCTGCGCGGTTCGCCGGTGCGGCTGCAGGCGATGGAGCTGATGGAGGACTACGGCTTCGACGCCGGCATCACCCGCGACATCGTCCTGCAGCTGCCGGCCGACACCGCCGCGCACCGCGGCCGCGGCCTGATGCTGGGCCTGATCTCGCGGCAGCTGCCGGTGTGCCCGGCCGACCCGCTGGAACAGGGCGGCGTGATCGCCCTGGTCGGCCCGACCGGCGCCGGCAAGACCACCACCATCGCCAAGCTGGCCGCGCGCTACGCCGCCGAGCACGGCGCCCGCAACGTGGCCCTGGTGACCACCGACACCGCGCGCATCGGCGGCCGCGAGCAGCTGTACAGCTACGGCCGCCAGCTCGGCATCGCCGTGCACGAGGCCGACACCGACGCGGCCCTGATCCAGCTGCTGCAGCGCCTACAGGACTACAAGCTGGTGCTGGTGGACACCGCCGGCCTGGGCCAGCGCGACCGCGCCCTGGCCAGCCAGCTCAACTGGCTGCGCGCCGCGCGCGAGGTGCGCACCCTGCTGGTCCTGCCGGCCAACTCCCACTACGCCGACCTGGACGAGGTCGTGCGCCGGTTCGGCGCCGCCAAGCCGCAGGGCGTGGTCCTGACCAAGCTGGACGAGACCGGCCGCCTGGGCAGCGCCCTGTCGGTGGTGGTCGACCACCAGCTGCCGCTGACCTGGGTCACCGACGGCCAGCGCGTCCCCGACGACCTCCACCGCGCCAACGCGGCCAGTATTGTTCTTCGCCTTGAAGATCTGCGCCGCGCGGCCGATAAGCCGAACATCCCGGAGCACGACCATGCCGCCGCGTGA